The Dermochelys coriacea isolate rDerCor1 chromosome 13, rDerCor1.pri.v4, whole genome shotgun sequence genome includes the window AGCATAGAGGTCGATTGTTCCACAAAGTTCTTTCATCAACTTTTACTCTGATGCCATCTAGTCTGTACTCTACAGTGTTACCTCTTCCCACTTTCCTCTGATGGTCGTTTGCACTGCAGAAGTTACTATGTGCTGTATATACTGCATGTTGTTTAAACCCTCTACTCTCCTAATTACAACACCCATTTTTCCATGGCATACTTGAAcagtttcagctgaaattttgtATGTCTGCTCTAAGGTGTGATACCGTTGTGATCACTAAGGTTGTGCTACAGATTTCTTTTGACAGTGGAAATAATGGTGATGGGCTGTCTACtactaatgtaaaaagaaaaggagtacttgtggcaccttagagactagcaaatttatttgagcataagctttcgtgaggctcacgaaagcttatgctcaaataaatttgttagtctttaaggtgccacaagtcctccttttctttttgtgaatacagactaacatggctactactctgaaacctactactaATGTGTAAATTAAAGAGAAATTGTGTAAAAGAAGTTTGGGTAAAGaaggaattttttaaattcatttgaaGCGTGGGAATGTTACtaataaaagaactaaaaattgtTGCTTTCAAGATTATTTTTTCCTAGGGAGTATCTCACTTCTCCCCTAGACCCCTCCAGCAGAGAAGAAATGACCCAGAAAGCTGATGTTACCAGCTGTGCTTAAATCTATGCCATTTCCAGCCCAGTAGATTCCTTTCTGTTAACCAGACATTTGACACTTTGACTGTAGGATTAGATTTAATTTCTCTCTTCTATGACCAGGATATCCTGCCCAAATAAACCCACCCCCTCGCTACATCTAGCCATTTCCCAGCCCCTCATGAATCCAAAACCCTGCTGCACCAGCTCCCTGACcccttcttttccttccccactctgcccccagccttcCTGGTTCCCTCACACCCCACAGTGCCAGCTCACTGAACTACAATGGTGACCTCAGGCCCCCTTGTGTCAACAGATCAGCATAACAGTTGTGTGCACCGTGTAATTTGAAGTTGTGCTTCCTTAATGTGGCTGAGGTCACCATGGGAGTGTTGTTTTGGAGTGCGAGTGTGACGAAGCTGGGGTGTATATTGTACTTCAGTGTCAGTTGGAGACATCAGCAAAAGCCTGGTGGTAGGGTGATGTGTTTTACCCACAGCGTTGCAGGTAATGTGAATGTAGCAAGGGATGTCAGGGCATGTGTGGGAGAGGAtcgggggggatggggggcttTTCCCTTACCTTCTGATTTCCATGCTTTTAAGTATGGGACGACAGGGGCGTGTCCTGATGCAACCtgtacacaattttttttgttctattctattctattctattctattctattctattcttctGCCTATAccacacccatcaccatagtatataAGTAGGCTGGGCAGAATTAaattttgatcttttaaaaataatttcaatgaataatatcaatgtttgtattttggcattttattttttattagtattgatttacattttcactcTTCCCCAAAATTATggggtttgtgtgtgagagagagactagggttgtcaagcaattatttaatgacagacacAGGGATTCAtgaaattaaagctttataatcattaaaacacaaattgtcaccatcacatgtcaaaatacacaaagtcaATATCTTAAATCACATTCCAATATGTTCTcaaacaacatttttcttactttgcctgtttGTAAACTTTGATTGTTGTTGATAGAACTGTTTTTTCACCAGCtcatgtgtacagtgaaatcgatGATCGCCGAagcttactgaaaaaaaaatcacaggtttcagagtagcagccgtgttagtctgtattcgcaaaaggagtacttgttagtctctaaggtgccacaagtactccttttctttttgaaaaaaaaatctaatccttccaagtttTCATATGAGCAGCTTCTAGCAATGCATGGAACAATGTGACAAGTAAGGATTTGGTTCTTTGATTTTTCTCTCCATCTCCTCAGGGAAAACATTTCATGCGtataatatttttacatatttgtGTGTCTACCTCATtttaacctaaaaaaaaaaggagttagGTAGAATTTTTGGAACTCTGGAAAGTAATATATTTCCCAAGAGCTGTCCTCAGGGCCTCTTTCACCtctttgtttctcaggctgtACATGAGAGGATTGGCCAGGGGAGTTAGGACAGTGTAGAAGACAGAGAACACTTTGCTTAGCTCTTTCAGCATATTGGTTGTTGGAAATAGATAGACAACAATTATGGTCCAGTAGAAAAGTGTCACCACGATGAGGTGAGATGAACACGTGGaaaaggcttttttccccccGTGGTGGATGGGATGCTCAGGATGGTGGAGATGATATAAATGTAGGATGTCACAGTTAAGAGAAATGGGATCAGAGAGAAAATCACGGACAGCATAAAAGACAAAACTTTCCTCAGTTGAATGTCGCTGCACGTGAATTTCATCATTGGGacaaaatcacaaaagaaatggtCAATTTCATTGGGCCCGCAGAAAATTAACTGACACATTGATGACATTGATACAATACCAGAGAGGAATCTGATTATCCAAGACGCCGCTGCTAGCCAGAGACAGGATCTGCCATTCATAAGGGCTGAATAGTGCAGGGGTTTACATATCGCTAAACACCGATCGTAAGACATCGCTGCTAGGAGATAGCATTCTGAGCatgtcagaaaaacaaaaaagtaatattGGGTGAGGCAGTCACTGAATGAGATGATTCTGTCCCCGGTCAGGAGATCGGCCAGCACTTTTTGGGCAGGATGGTGGAGGTGTAGCAGGTTTCCAAGCAGGACAAGTTCCCCAGGAAGAAATACATGGGGGTGTGAAGGTGCTGATCAGCCACAACTAGTGCAACCATGAGGATGTTCCCAGTCATGGTCACAATGTAGATCACTAGaaacagcaggaggagaaggatctgCAGCTCGGGGAGATCCCCAAACCCCAGAAGGATGAATTCTGTAACAAATGTTTGGTTTTCCCATTCTGTGTTTGCCATTGAGTGTAGCTGCTGCAATGGAAAGAAACCCAAAATATAATTAGTGTTGGACTTTAATGAAGCttcataaatttaaattaaaaatggttcAAATTCTTGCTTTTCCTACTGGTCATTGACCCAACTGTGTCTAGAAGCCGAAGAGAAGGAGTTGGTTTTCATGCCATGAAGGCTAGTGACTCAAATGCAAAATTGATACATATACATGGAGCTCAGATGTAGGTTATACCATGTGGAAAGATAAGAATTTATTGGATTTCAAACAGGTCTTTGCCTAGATTGAAAATTTAAGTGGGTGAGTAGTAACCTAAGTTCATTTCAACTAGGGctctcaagcgattaaaaaaattaattgtgattaatctcatgattaagcacactgttaaacaataataaaataccatttatttaaatattttggaggttttccatattttaaaatatattgatttcaatgataacacagaatacaaagtgtactgtgctcactttatatttatttttttacaaatatttgcactgtaaaaaacaaaagaaataatacttTTCAATTCATCTAACACAAGtattgtaatgcaatctctttatcatgaaagttgaacttagaaatgtagaattatgtacaaaaatgactgcattcaaaaataaaacaatgtaaaattatagagcctacaagtccactcagtcctacttcttgttcagccaattgctcagacaaacaagtttgtttccatttgcaggagataatgctgccagcttcttattcacaatgtcacctgaaagtgagaataggtgttcacatggcactgttgtagctggtgttgcaagatatttacatgccagatgcgctaaggattcatatgtcctttcatgcttcaacattcgtccatgctgatgataggttctgctcaataaaaATCCATAGCAATGCATACTGATGCtggttcattttcatcatctgagtcaaatgccaccagcagaaggttgattttttttttttggtggtggttcgggttctgtagtttttgcatcagagtgtttctcttttaggacttctgaaagcatgctccacacctcatccatcTTAGGtttttgaaggcacttcagatacTTAAGTCTTGgcttgagtgctgtagctatctttagaaatttcacattggtaccttttttgcattttgtcaaatctgcagtgaaagtgttcttaaaatgaacaacatgtgttggatcatcatctgagaatactataacatgaaatatatggcagaatatgggtaaaatagagctggagacatacaattctcccctaaggagttcagtcacaaatttaattaccacattctttttttaatgagcatcatcagcatggaagcatgtcctctggaatgttggCTGAAGCATGTAGGGgctacaaatgtttagcatatctggcatgtagatACCTTGCAATGTCccatgcgaatgtctgttctcactttctggtgacattgtaaataagggtatgtctacactatgaaattaggtcgaatttatagaagttggttttgtagaaagcatttttatacagtctagTGTTTGTGTCcctacacaaatgctctaagtgcatgtagtcaacggactgtgtccacagtaccgaggcaacagtcgacttccggagctttgcactgtgggtagctatcccacagttcctgcagtctccaccgcccatgtgaattctgggtagaaatcccagtgcctgatggggctaaaacattgtcgcaggtggttctgggtacatatcgtcaggcccccgttccctccctccgtaaaagcaagggcagacaatcgttttgcaccttttttcttgagttacctgtgcagacgccataccatggcaagcatgaagcctgctcagctaactgtcaccgtatgtctcctgggtgctggaggACATGGTACTGccttgctacacagcagcagtttattgccttttggcagcagacagtgcagtatgactggtagccgtcgtcgaagtagtcctgggtactcttttaactgggcgcctgggcaaacatgggaatgacgcagccaggtcatttcccttgtttcgtctcatggcgattgaatcctaccggcagtgcactgtcttttaatctgcagctagcagaagacgatggccagtagtcatactgcaccgtcttctgctgagaacccaggaggtgacgatggctagcagtcgtactgcacagtctgttgccagcatgatgtataaagatagatgaagtggctaaaaacaagaaatagaccatatggacagcattatctcccataaatgtgaacaaacctgtttgtcttaacgcttggctgaatgagaagtaggactgaatggacttgtaggttcttCAGTTtcgcattgttttgtttttcagtgtagtTATGTATCaacatctacatttgtaagtggcACTTTCATGatggagattgcactacagtacttgtatgaggtgaattgaaaaatactgtttcttttatcatttttacagtgcaaatatttgtaataaaaataatataataatataaagtgaacagtgTACACTTTATAtcctgtgttataattgaaatcaatatatttgaaaatgcagaaaaacagccaaaatatttaatagatttcaattggtattctattttttaacagtgcaattaaacctgtgattaattgagattaactgtgattaatcgacagtctTAATTTCAACCAACAAGCacagaaaatctgatttttagtGAAAGACTTAAGAAACTCAGTGAATTAGCATATGAAAGAAAGTACCTATAAGGGGAGATGATTTCTGATGGCtgaaggctctttaatctagcagagaaaggcagggcAAGATACAATGGTTGGAATCTAAAAGTAGATTAATCAGGCTAGGAATAGGGTATAGCTGGGAGTGTCATTCAGTTTTGGAAATCCAGGAATATGGGAAGTGACATGTGACTCAGTAGCTTCTCAAGTCTGTCCATTTCTCCTGAGAtgggagtttgtttgttttttaatttgatttacaTATACAATGTGGGATTGTTTCCTGTTGCAAATGTATTAGTGGTCTGTCCATGTTAGCTTTAAATATGACAAGCAAGTAGCTTCCACCTCTTCCCTTGGAGATTATTTCTCAGGCTAGTATTGTAGGTCTGTTAGTTTTTTTCTGACCTTTATTCCTAAAATTATGCTTTTTAGTCTGCTGGTTAATTCCTCTTTGCACCCAGCCCAGGACTGTtccttactctgtgtttgtagtTTGCCCAGCACAATGGTGCAGCATTCTTGGTTGGCTTCTAGGCACTAATGTAATAGGAATAATAAGAAATGTATACACTGCTATCTGGTCTCTTCTTGTCAAGATTTGTTGAGAACCTGGGCTAGCTGAATCCTGCACCATAACTCCAAAACTTCCTAATTCTCAGGGTAAAATAACTCTTTTAATCTTGTTTGTTTTAGACATGAATTTGACAGAATCCAGATCTTCTGAATTTCATGGCAGAAGCTTACCACCCTTTCTTCctgttacataagaatggccacaccccatcagaccaatggtacacctagcccagtatcctgtccctgGCTGGCACTagatgcttcagtgggaatgaatGGAAAAGaacaattttgagtgatccatctcttgtcgtccagtcacagcttctggaagtcagagggtTAGATATGGTTGAGTgcctgaccagcttggctaatagccattcatggatctatcctccattagataattgtttttttttaacccagttatacttttggccttcacaaaatcccctggcaatgagttccacaggctgactatgcgttgtgtgaagaaatacttccttatgtatgtttttttaaacttactgccAGTTGAACTGAAAAGAATTCTGTTTCTGGCCCTTCTATCTACTGAGGTAGAACATGTGAAATCTCAGAACACTAGAAGATCCCTTAGCTTAAAACCCTGACCCAACATTTATCGTAAATTTGCTACAATGGGTGTCTTGTGCATGGTCTCAGACAAATGTGAGGAGTGCATCCAGATATGACTCATTTGTGAGTCTggctaaatatttaaaaagtttggTTCAATAGAAATGAGTTTCTGAGCCTTAAAGTAGGCTGATTTTGGGAAAACAGGACAGCAAGTCACCAACAGTATGAAGAATTATTGGAAAGTGCGCAAGaatttctgtgtgtttgtgtttcctttgggggaaaaatattgaaatgatcTTATTAGCTGACAAGAGCACGTTTCAGTTCTAAAATTCCCCAGGAAAGGTATTTAAAATTTAGGGCCTTTGTGCATCTAGCTCTTTTATGTCCCTTTGGAAGTCCCAGCCTATAGATTGGTGTAGTAGACAGGAGAAGTGTGTGCCAGCCAGTAACAATAATAGTAACATGCTGGATGTTTtctctaaggctatgtttacacagCGCACCTTACAGCTGTGCCGCTCTAGCCGCATCATTGTAAGGTGCactgtgtagctgctctttatTGCCGGGAGAGAGGTCTCCCGGTGGTAAAATAAAACCACTTCCAACAAGGGGTGGTAGCTTTTGGGGAGGCCCTAAAACTTCAGTcattcaggggggtgttttttcacacccctgaacgacaaaagttttagtgccaaaagtgccagtgtagacaaaaagTCTCTTTTCTGCTATTTACATCTCCAGCAGCGAAGATGTGTGTAGGGAATCACTGTAGATTGAGCGTGAGTCCTTATTTTCTCCAAGTGTGCTCGTAAGATTGGAGCTCCGCTCATCCAAATGTTAGAAAGAAGATTCTTTACATTTCAAGAAGGAAAACTGGCACTGTGGTTAGTTCAAGGCATAGACCTGGGTTCAAGCTAAGCGAGAACTAAGAGAGTCTTCTAACTGCGTAAATACTTGCTATGGAAACAGGAGTAAAGGAATGATATGAAGAAAAGAGACATTTGGCTGAGAATCAGGAGATGCTTTACATTCAAAATCAGCTGTGGAATCATCTCCATGGAGGCCACCTCACTACGTTCTTAGGTACTTGTATGATGCCCCATAACTGTGGCATCTGAACACCTCGGTCTCTAATACTTATTCTCACAACATCCATAGGCAGTAGGATACAGCTATTAtacctgttttacagatgtggaaccgAGACATAGAGGCtaaacaacttgcccaaggtcaaagaggaaatctgtggtagagaaggcAATTGAACCTGGGCCATCCAAGTCCTAGGTTAGTGTTGTAACTACGAGACCATCCTCTTCTGGCCAAGGAAGGGTGAAGAGAACGAACCTGTGCTAGCAGAGTGGTGGGTGACCGGATCCCAAAGCCTCCCTGATCTCAGACTGTTCCAGGCTCCACCGCAGACATATTATGTGGCTGTTTGCAAAACATTTCccctttctgtgactcagtttccccaacctTTTAACTGTCAATAATAAAACACTGACTGATGTCTTTGGGGAAAAGTGAGACTGAATTTGGTAATGTTCATAAAGTGCA containing:
- the LOC119842182 gene encoding LOW QUALITY PROTEIN: olfactory receptor 10A7-like (The sequence of the model RefSeq protein was modified relative to this genomic sequence to represent the inferred CDS: inserted 1 base in 1 codon; deleted 2 bases in 1 codon), with translation MANTEWENQTFVTEFILLGFGDLPELQILLLLLFLVIYIVTMTGNILMVALVVADQHLHTPMYFFLGNLSCLETCYTSTILPKVLADLLTGDRIISFSDCLTQYYFFVFLTCSECYLLAAMSYDRCLAICKPLHYSALMNGRSCLWLAAASWIIRFLSGIVSMSSMCQLIFCGPNEIDHFFCDFVPMMKFTCSDIQLRKVLSFMLSVIFSLIPFLLTVTSYIYIISTILSIPSTTGXKKAFSTCSSHLIVVTLFYWTIIVVYLFPTTNMLKELSKVFSVFYTVLTPLANPLMYSLRNKEVKEALRTALGKYITFQSSKNST